In a genomic window of Prochlorococcus marinus str. GP2:
- a CDS encoding DUF1997 domain-containing protein, translating to MLLSFDAKQKLKLSVTRNKEYLSKYLLEEERVVGAMLDSKKLVPEGEGRYKYTVTSFKVFQLDINPVVSIAVENKNGILKMSALESKLDGLGIIDDFNLILKANLEATDIGLEGEALLGVSVSQPPLLKLVPKKILESTGHSVLNGILLGIKSRVQQQLVNDFLDWCESKKI from the coding sequence ATGCTTCTGTCTTTTGATGCAAAACAAAAACTAAAGCTTTCTGTAACAAGAAATAAAGAATATCTTTCTAAGTATCTTTTGGAAGAAGAAAGAGTTGTTGGAGCAATGCTTGACTCCAAAAAATTGGTACCTGAAGGTGAAGGAAGGTACAAATATACAGTAACAAGTTTTAAAGTTTTTCAATTAGATATTAACCCTGTTGTTTCAATTGCGGTAGAGAATAAAAATGGAATTTTAAAAATGAGTGCTCTTGAAAGTAAGTTGGATGGATTGGGGATTATAGATGATTTTAATCTTATTCTAAAAGCGAATTTAGAAGCAACTGATATTGGATTAGAGGGAGAAGCGCTTTTAGGGGTTTCTGTAAGTCAACCTCCTCTATTGAAGTTAGTACCAAAGAAAATCTTAGAATCTACTGGTCATTCTGTGTTAAATGGGATTTTGTTGGGTATAAAATCAAGAGTTCAACAGCAATTAGTTAACGATTTTTTAGATTGGTGTGAATCAAAGAAGATTTGA
- the pheA gene encoding prephenate dehydratase, whose amino-acid sequence MSKQVAYLGPKGTYAEKAAHILSKLANFQTPIFVPCNGLHSVIKSIAYNNCDAAVVPIENSVEGGVTATLDALWKFPDIFINKAIVLPIKHALISNGELSIISEVLSHPQALAQCSEWLSENLPNAISLPTNSTSEAVKMVKGSKFRAAIGSKSLIQIEGLKELAFPINDIPGNCTRFVLLSKESNSNSGNIASFAFSLISNKPGALLKALDYIADFGFNMSKIESRPSKRELGEYVIYIDLEINKLNNIENFIELKNRLKPLCNNFVDFGNYFSENVELH is encoded by the coding sequence ATGAGCAAACAAGTTGCATATTTAGGTCCTAAGGGTACATACGCAGAAAAAGCAGCTCATATATTATCAAAGCTTGCCAATTTTCAGACACCTATATTTGTACCATGTAACGGGCTACATTCGGTCATTAAGTCAATAGCCTACAACAATTGTGATGCTGCTGTTGTTCCTATTGAAAATTCTGTAGAAGGCGGAGTTACAGCCACCCTAGATGCTCTTTGGAAATTTCCAGATATATTTATCAATAAAGCAATTGTTTTACCTATAAAACATGCATTAATTAGTAATGGTGAACTTTCAATCATTTCTGAAGTATTATCTCATCCTCAAGCATTAGCTCAATGTTCAGAATGGTTGTCTGAAAATCTTCCAAATGCGATCTCTCTTCCAACAAATTCAACCTCAGAAGCTGTCAAAATGGTCAAAGGAAGTAAGTTCAGAGCAGCTATCGGTTCAAAATCATTAATTCAAATTGAAGGACTGAAAGAATTAGCTTTTCCTATCAATGATATCCCTGGTAATTGCACTAGATTTGTCTTATTGAGCAAAGAATCAAACTCTAATTCGGGAAATATTGCAAGTTTTGCTTTCTCATTAATCTCAAATAAACCTGGGGCTTTACTTAAAGCTTTAGATTATATTGCGGATTTTGGATTTAATATGAGTAAAATAGAATCCAGGCCTTCTAAAAGAGAGTTAGGCGAATATGTAATTTATATTGATTTAGAAATAAATAAACTTAATAATATTGAAAATTTTATCGAACTAAAAAATCGTTTAAAACCACTTTGTAATAACTTTGTAGATTTTGGAAATTATTTTTCTGAAAATGTGGAATTACATTAA
- a CDS encoding methyltransferase domain-containing protein translates to MFQLLLPFFLLALSLFTLTIIWRIKARKFISSTTVASAYDAWTEDKLLERLWGEHIHLGFYPLNKRNIDFRNAKVQFVHELVKWSGLDTLPKGSRILDVGCGIGGSSRILAKNYGFNVTGITISPAQVKRARDLTPLGLNCNFQVMDALDLKFEDGSFDAIWSVEAGAHMIDKSKFADEMLRTLRPGGYLALADWNSRDLRAYPPSFFEKLVLKQLLEQWVHPNFISINEFGDILRTNKNSAGKVVCENWNTYTNPSWYDSIIEGIRRPFTILSLGPLALIKSIREIPTILLMNWAFRKGLMEFGVYKCRG, encoded by the coding sequence ATGTTTCAATTGCTATTACCTTTTTTTTTACTGGCTTTATCCCTTTTTACTTTAACTATCATCTGGAGAATTAAAGCTAGAAAATTTATTTCTTCTACTACAGTTGCATCTGCATATGATGCTTGGACCGAGGATAAATTACTTGAGAGATTGTGGGGAGAGCATATACATTTGGGTTTTTATCCCTTAAATAAAAGAAATATTGATTTTAGAAATGCTAAAGTTCAGTTTGTTCACGAGTTAGTAAAGTGGAGTGGCTTAGATACATTGCCAAAAGGCTCCAGAATTCTGGATGTAGGTTGCGGAATAGGAGGAAGTTCTCGAATTCTCGCAAAAAATTATGGGTTTAATGTTACTGGAATCACAATTAGTCCTGCTCAAGTAAAAAGAGCAAGAGACCTTACCCCATTGGGACTCAATTGCAATTTTCAAGTTATGGATGCTTTAGATTTGAAATTTGAAGATGGATCATTTGATGCAATTTGGAGTGTAGAGGCAGGTGCACACATGATCGATAAATCTAAATTTGCAGATGAAATGCTCAGAACTTTGAGACCTGGGGGGTATTTGGCATTAGCTGATTGGAACTCAAGAGATTTAAGGGCATACCCCCCATCCTTTTTTGAGAAGTTGGTTCTTAAGCAGTTGCTTGAGCAGTGGGTACATCCTAATTTTATTAGTATTAATGAATTCGGTGACATACTTAGAACTAATAAAAATAGCGCAGGAAAAGTTGTTTGTGAAAATTGGAATACTTATACTAATCCTTCATGGTACGACTCTATAATTGAAGGCATTCGAAGACCTTTTACAATTTTGTCCCTTGGTCCATTAGCTTTAATAAAATCAATTAGAGAAATCCCAACAATTCTTCTCATGAATTGGGCATTCAGAAAAGGTTTAATGGAGTTTGGAGTTTACAAATGTAGGGGATAA
- a CDS encoding LON peptidase substrate-binding domain-containing protein, with translation MGELSVRELPIFPLPEVVLFPQEVLPLHIFESRYRIMLQSVLESDSMFGIVKWDPNTKSMANIGCCAQIIKHQTADDGRSNIITLGQQRFQILEITRSTPFCSAMVSWISDDNVDNLHNLDSLKDSVTEALSDVINLTSKLTNTKKKLPDKLPNNPMELSFWIGAHLGGPVAEEQQRLLEERNTYTRLQREYEMLDHTRKQLAARTALKESFPDTKEN, from the coding sequence ATGGGAGAACTCTCTGTAAGGGAATTACCTATATTTCCTTTGCCAGAGGTAGTCCTTTTCCCTCAAGAGGTATTGCCTTTACATATTTTTGAATCTAGATACAGAATTATGCTTCAATCTGTCCTAGAATCAGACTCTATGTTTGGAATCGTCAAGTGGGATCCAAACACTAAAAGTATGGCAAATATTGGATGTTGCGCTCAAATAATTAAACATCAAACTGCAGATGATGGAAGAAGTAATATTATCACCCTGGGACAACAAAGATTTCAAATTTTAGAAATCACTCGTTCAACCCCTTTTTGTTCCGCTATGGTTAGTTGGATTAGTGATGATAATGTTGATAATCTTCATAATTTAGATTCTCTAAAAGATTCGGTGACTGAAGCACTTAGTGATGTTATTAACCTCACTAGTAAATTAACTAATACCAAAAAGAAACTACCCGATAAATTACCTAATAATCCTATGGAATTATCTTTTTGGATAGGAGCCCATTTGGGGGGTCCTGTTGCAGAAGAACAGCAAAGACTTCTAGAGGAAAGAAATACTTATACTCGTTTGCAAAGAGAATATGAAATGCTTGATCATACAAGAAAACAACTTGCTGCAAGAACAGCTTTGAAAGAAAGTTTTCCTGATACAAAAGAAAATTAA
- the rpsJ gene encoding 30S ribosomal protein S10, with translation MTASIAQQKIRIRLKAFDRRMLDLSCDKIIQTADTTSASAIGPIPLPTKRKIYCVLRSPHVDKDSREHFETRTHRRIIDIYSPSAKTIDALMKLDLPSGVDIEVKL, from the coding sequence ATGACTGCATCTATTGCACAACAAAAGATAAGGATAAGACTAAAAGCATTTGATAGAAGAATGCTCGATTTATCTTGCGATAAAATAATTCAAACTGCTGATACTACTTCTGCTTCAGCAATAGGTCCAATACCTCTACCAACAAAAAGAAAAATTTACTGTGTCTTAAGATCACCTCATGTTGACAAAGATTCAAGAGAGCATTTTGAAACAAGAACTCATCGAAGAATAATCGATATCTATAGTCCTTCAGCAAAAACTATTGACGCTTTGATGAAGTTGGATCTTCCTAGTGGTGTAGATATAGAAGTGAAACTCTGA
- the tuf gene encoding elongation factor Tu, whose product MAREKFERNKPHVNIGTIGHVDHGKTTLTAAITNVLAKKGQAQAQDYGDIDGAPEERERGITINTAHVEYETEGRHYAHVDCPGHADYVKNMITGAAQMDGAILVCAATDGPMAQTKEHILLAKQVGVPALVVALNKCDMVDDEEIIELVEMEIRELLDSYDFPGDDIPIVQVSGLKALEGDSTWESKIEELMKAVDASIPEPEREVDKPFLMAVEDVFSITGRGTVATGRIERGKVKVGEEVEIVGIRDTRVTTVTGVEMFRKLLDEGMAGDNVGLLLRGVQKEDIERGMVLVKKGSITPHTQFEGEVYVLKKEEGGRHTPFFAGYRPQFYIRTTDVTGQITAFTSDDGSNVEMVMPGDRIKMTGELICPVAIEQGMRFAIREGGRTIGAGVVSKILK is encoded by the coding sequence ATGGCTCGCGAGAAGTTCGAAAGGAACAAACCACATGTCAACATAGGTACTATTGGCCATGTTGACCATGGAAAAACAACACTAACTGCTGCTATTACAAATGTATTAGCTAAAAAAGGTCAAGCTCAAGCTCAAGACTATGGAGACATTGATGGTGCTCCTGAAGAAAGGGAGCGTGGCATTACCATTAATACGGCGCATGTCGAATATGAAACTGAAGGCAGACATTATGCTCATGTCGATTGCCCAGGACATGCTGATTATGTGAAAAATATGATCACAGGGGCCGCCCAGATGGATGGAGCTATTCTAGTTTGCGCAGCGACAGACGGTCCTATGGCTCAAACAAAAGAGCATATTCTTTTAGCTAAACAGGTTGGAGTTCCTGCTCTTGTAGTTGCTCTCAATAAGTGCGATATGGTCGATGATGAGGAAATTATTGAACTTGTCGAAATGGAAATTAGAGAACTGCTAGATAGTTATGACTTCCCTGGAGATGATATTCCTATAGTTCAAGTTTCAGGTTTAAAAGCTCTGGAGGGTGATTCTACTTGGGAATCAAAGATTGAAGAATTAATGAAAGCAGTTGATGCTAGCATACCCGAACCAGAAAGAGAAGTTGATAAACCATTCTTGATGGCAGTTGAAGACGTTTTCTCAATTACTGGTAGAGGAACTGTTGCTACTGGAAGAATTGAGAGAGGTAAAGTTAAGGTTGGAGAAGAAGTTGAAATAGTTGGAATAAGAGACACAAGAGTAACGACTGTTACAGGAGTAGAAATGTTCCGAAAACTTCTTGATGAAGGTATGGCTGGCGATAATGTTGGTTTACTTTTACGTGGTGTCCAGAAAGAAGATATTGAGAGAGGAATGGTTCTTGTGAAGAAAGGATCTATAACGCCTCATACTCAGTTTGAAGGAGAAGTTTATGTTCTCAAAAAAGAAGAGGGCGGAAGACATACTCCTTTCTTCGCAGGATATAGACCTCAGTTCTACATCAGAACAACTGATGTGACCGGTCAAATAACTGCATTTACCTCTGATGATGGCTCTAATGTTGAAATGGTTATGCCAGGAGACAGAATTAAGATGACTGGAGAATTAATTTGTCCAGTAGCTATTGAACAAGGTATGCGATTCGCTATTCGTGAAGGTGGACGTACTATTGGTGCTGGAGTTGTTTCTAAAATTCTCAAATAA
- the fusA gene encoding elongation factor G — protein sequence MARDFPLERVRNIGIAAHIDAGKTTTTERILFYSGVVHKIGEVHDGAAVTDWMAQERERGITITAAAISTSWQDHRINIIDTPGHVDFTIEVERSMRVLDGVIAVFCAVGGVQPQSETVWRQADRYSVPRMVFVNKMDRTGADFLKVNKQIKDRLKANALPIQLPIGAEGDLTGIIDLVANKAYLYKNDLGTDIEEAQIPSDMEEEAAEWRNKLMESVAENDEELIEIFLETGELSEEQLKKGIREGVLKHGLVPVLCGSAFKNKGVQLVLDAVVDYLPAPVDVKPIQGVLPSGKEDIRPSDDNAPFSALAFKVMSDPYGKLTFVRMYSGVLSKGSYVMNSTKDAKERISRLVILKADEREEVDELRAGDLGAVLGLKNTTTGDTLCNTEDPIVLETLFIPEPVISVAVEPKTKGDMEKLSKALTALSEEDPTFRVSTDSETNQTVIAGMGELHLEILVDRMLREFKVEANIGAPQVSYRETIRSSSKGEGKYARQTGGKGQYGHVIIEMEPAEVGKGFEFVNKIVGGAVPKEYIGPASNGMKETCESGVLAGYPLIDVKVTLVDGSFHDVDSSEMAFKIAGSMAFKDGVKKCNPVLLEPMMKVEVESPEDFLGSVIGDLSSRRGQVEGQSVDDGLSKVQAKVPLAEMFGYATQLRSMTQGRGIFSMEFANYEEVPRNVAEAIISKNQGNS from the coding sequence TTGGCACGCGACTTTCCCCTAGAACGAGTAAGGAATATAGGTATAGCCGCTCATATTGATGCAGGTAAGACAACAACAACTGAAAGGATTTTGTTTTATTCAGGTGTAGTTCATAAAATAGGAGAGGTTCATGATGGTGCTGCTGTAACAGATTGGATGGCTCAAGAAAGAGAAAGAGGAATAACTATTACTGCTGCTGCAATATCTACTAGTTGGCAAGATCATAGGATTAATATTATTGATACTCCTGGACACGTTGACTTTACTATCGAAGTTGAAAGATCAATGCGTGTCTTGGATGGAGTCATAGCTGTATTTTGCGCAGTTGGCGGAGTTCAGCCTCAATCCGAAACGGTTTGGCGTCAAGCAGATAGATACTCAGTTCCAAGAATGGTTTTTGTCAATAAAATGGACAGAACTGGTGCAGATTTTTTAAAGGTTAATAAGCAAATTAAAGATCGCCTAAAGGCAAATGCACTTCCGATCCAGTTACCAATCGGTGCTGAAGGTGATCTCACAGGCATTATTGATTTAGTAGCCAACAAAGCATATCTTTACAAAAACGATTTAGGTACTGATATTGAAGAAGCACAAATTCCATCTGACATGGAGGAGGAAGCTGCTGAGTGGAGAAATAAGTTAATGGAAAGTGTTGCAGAAAATGATGAAGAGTTAATAGAAATATTTCTTGAAACCGGAGAATTATCTGAAGAACAACTGAAAAAAGGTATTAGAGAAGGGGTTTTAAAACATGGATTGGTTCCAGTACTATGCGGTTCAGCATTTAAGAATAAAGGTGTTCAACTTGTATTAGACGCTGTAGTTGATTATTTGCCTGCTCCAGTTGATGTAAAACCAATACAAGGTGTTTTGCCAAGTGGTAAAGAAGATATTAGACCTTCAGACGATAATGCTCCTTTTAGTGCTCTAGCATTCAAAGTGATGTCAGATCCCTATGGCAAACTAACTTTTGTAAGAATGTATTCAGGAGTTCTTTCAAAGGGAAGCTATGTTATGAATTCTACTAAGGATGCTAAAGAGAGAATTTCTAGATTAGTGATTCTTAAGGCTGACGAAAGAGAGGAGGTTGATGAATTGAGGGCTGGGGATTTAGGAGCTGTATTAGGTCTTAAGAATACAACAACTGGTGACACTCTATGTAACACAGAAGATCCAATAGTTTTGGAGACATTGTTTATCCCTGAACCAGTGATCTCGGTGGCTGTTGAGCCAAAAACTAAAGGCGATATGGAAAAATTATCAAAAGCTTTAACTGCTTTGTCTGAAGAGGATCCAACTTTTAGAGTAAGTACAGATTCTGAGACAAACCAAACAGTTATTGCAGGTATGGGTGAATTACACTTGGAAATCCTTGTTGACAGAATGTTAAGGGAATTTAAAGTTGAAGCAAATATAGGAGCTCCACAGGTTTCATATAGAGAAACTATTAGGTCTAGTTCTAAAGGTGAAGGTAAATATGCAAGACAGACTGGAGGAAAAGGTCAATATGGTCATGTAATCATTGAAATGGAACCTGCTGAAGTTGGTAAAGGTTTCGAATTTGTTAACAAAATTGTTGGAGGAGCTGTACCGAAAGAGTACATTGGTCCTGCATCCAACGGAATGAAAGAAACCTGTGAATCGGGCGTTCTTGCCGGTTATCCACTCATTGATGTAAAAGTAACACTAGTCGATGGTTCGTTCCACGATGTAGACTCATCTGAAATGGCCTTCAAAATTGCAGGTTCGATGGCTTTTAAAGACGGGGTTAAAAAATGCAATCCTGTCCTTTTAGAGCCTATGATGAAAGTTGAGGTCGAAAGTCCTGAAGACTTTCTTGGATCTGTAATTGGTGATCTCTCTTCTAGAAGAGGTCAAGTAGAAGGACAATCTGTTGATGATGGATTGTCTAAGGTACAGGCCAAAGTGCCCTTAGCCGAAATGTTCGGTTATGCCACTCAACTCCGATCAATGACTCAAGGTCGGGGTATATTTTCAATGGAGTTCGCAAATTATGAGGAAGTTCCTCGTAATGTTGCTGAAGCTATCATTTCCAAGAATCAGGGCAACTCCTGA
- the rpsG gene encoding 30S ribosomal protein S7, whose protein sequence is MSRRNAAVKRPVLPDPQFNSRLASMMISRLMKHGKKSTAQRILSDAFSLISERTGGNAVELFEKAVKNATPLVEVRARRVGGATYQVPMEVRQERGTAMALRWLVTFSRARNGKSMSQKLAGELMDAANETGSAVKKREDTHKMAEANKAFAHYRY, encoded by the coding sequence ATGTCACGTCGTAATGCAGCAGTAAAAAGACCAGTTCTTCCTGATCCTCAATTTAATAGTCGTCTTGCTTCAATGATGATTTCTAGATTGATGAAACATGGTAAAAAATCTACAGCTCAAAGAATATTGTCTGATGCGTTTTCTTTGATAAGCGAAAGAACAGGTGGGAATGCAGTGGAATTATTTGAAAAAGCTGTAAAAAATGCTACTCCTCTTGTCGAAGTTCGAGCAAGAAGAGTTGGTGGTGCAACATATCAAGTTCCTATGGAAGTTCGTCAAGAGAGGGGTACAGCTATGGCATTAAGATGGCTTGTTACATTTTCACGTGCAAGAAATGGAAAAAGCATGTCCCAAAAACTTGCTGGCGAGTTGATGGATGCAGCAAATGAAACAGGCAGTGCCGTAAAAAAAAGAGAAGATACTCATAAAATGGCAGAAGCTAATAAAGCTTTTGCACATTACAGATATTAA
- the rpsL gene encoding 30S ribosomal protein S12, producing the protein MPTISQLVGSERKRLTKKTKSPALKSCPERRGVCTRVYTSTPKKPNSALRKVARVRLTSGFEVTAYIPGIGHNLQEHSVVLLRGGRVKDLPGVRYHIIRGTLDTAGVKDRRQSRSKYGAKAPKD; encoded by the coding sequence ATGCCCACCATCTCGCAATTAGTAGGTTCAGAAAGAAAACGTCTGACAAAGAAAACAAAATCTCCTGCATTAAAGTCTTGCCCTGAGAGAAGAGGTGTATGTACAAGAGTCTATACATCAACTCCAAAGAAGCCTAATTCAGCTTTGAGAAAAGTTGCTAGAGTTAGATTAACTTCTGGTTTCGAAGTAACAGCTTATATTCCTGGTATTGGACATAATTTGCAAGAACATTCTGTAGTATTACTTAGGGGTGGAAGAGTCAAGGATTTGCCTGGAGTTAGATATCATATAATAAGAGGAACTTTAGATACGGCTGGAGTCAAAGATAGACGTCAATCCAGATCTAAGTATGGAGCAAAAGCTCCAAAAGATTAA